The Natrinema sp. DC36 genome includes the window ACGCTCGGCTATCTGTGGTTCGACAACACCGACCTATGATCGACAGTACACCCGCCACCGCTGGGATGTTCGACCGACCGTTAACCGGCACCGCGACGATCGACCGACCGGCCGCCAACGGCGGTGATCGTCGATGACCTGGCAACCGACCGCGCGGAAGGACTTCCGGGACGCGGTCCGGTCGCGGACGATTTGGCTCCTGCTCGCGGCGTTCGTGGGGCTGTTCGTCCTCGGAAGCCTCGCTCTCGGTCCCGACTCCGGGCCGTTCGATGCGTTCGTCGAGACGACGTTCGAGAACGTGTACGGCGTGGTACCGCTGGTCGGCATCCTCCTCGGCTACAAGGCCGTGCTCTACGAGCGCGAATCGGGGACCCTCGTCCTCGCGCTGTCGCTCCCGCAATCCCGGCGGGACTTCGTCGTCGGAAAATTCGTCGGCCGCTCGCTCGTGCTCGCCGTCTCGGTCGTCGCCGGGCTGGTCGTCGGCGGTGCGTTCGCCGTCACGCAGTACGACGCTCCGTCGATCGGATCGTATCTGATCTTTATCGGCGCGACAGTGCTGTACGGTGCCGCGTTCGTCTCGGTCGCGCTGGCCGCCTCGATGAGCACCACCTCCGGTCGGCGCGTCCTCGTCAGAGCGATCGGTGCCTACGTCGTCCTCGATCGGGCCTGGAACGGACTGGTAACCCTGCTCGTGCAACTCCTGTATCGATTCGAGATCTCCCTTCCGAGCGAACTCCCCGACTGGGCGGTGGCGCTCCAGTTGGCGTCGCCGAGCCAAGCGTACAGACACATCGTCACCACTCGCTTCGGGTTCGTGGGCTCGCGAGCCCATCTCGATCCGACCGCTCCGTGGATCGTCAACTCGTGGTCGGCGGTGGTCGTACTGCTGTTCTGGATCGTCGTCCCCGTGGCGCTCGGTTATCTCCGTTTTAGAAACACCGACCTCTGATCGGCTCTGATCGATTCGGTCTGTTCCGTGCCGTGATCGCGGTAGTCCCTCACAAACTGTCAACACAAAAATTTTAATCAGACAATTTGTTAGTGTCAATTGCATGTCCCCGCCAAACCCCCCCAAATCGACAGCGACGCCCTCAGCATCGACCGACCGATCCCGAATCGATCGCCTGTGCTCCCGCCGGACGTTCATCGCCGCCGGGAGCACAACGGCGCTGGTCTCGCTCGCCGGCTGTTCGGCGATTGCCGACTTCCTCGCCGACATGGCGCTCCAGGAGGTGAACGTCTTCAACGGCGCCGATCAGTCGGTCAGCGGTTCGATCGAGATCGTCGACCCCGACGACGAGACCGTCCTCGAGGAGACCTTCGACCTCGAGGAGGAACCGGAGGAAGACGAGGAGACCGGCGATAGCAACGAGGCGCTGGCCCAGTACGACGACGTCTGGACCGCCACTGGCGACTACGAGGTCACGGTCGCACTCGACGCCCCCCTCGGAACGAACGACGACTCGAGCGAGGACGATGGAAACGAGACGAACGAGTCCGAGGGCGCGGAACCGACGCCCGTCGAGGACGCTGACGGGAACGAGACTGACGGAAGCGAAATCGATGGGAACGAGACTGACGGAAACGAAACCGACCCCGACGATCCGTCCCAGAGCGGACCGAGCAAGACCGATACGGTGTCGGTCGACGACACCGACGAGCAGCGCCTCGTGATCGGTATCGCACAGGAGGGGCCGGCCGACCTGAT containing:
- a CDS encoding ABC transporter permease subunit, producing the protein MTWQPTARKDFRDAVRSRTIWLLLAAFVGLFVLGSLALGPDSGPFDAFVETTFENVYGVVPLVGILLGYKAVLYERESGTLVLALSLPQSRRDFVVGKFVGRSLVLAVSVVAGLVVGGAFAVTQYDAPSIGSYLIFIGATVLYGAAFVSVALAASMSTTSGRRVLVRAIGAYVVLDRAWNGLVTLLVQLLYRFEISLPSELPDWAVALQLASPSQAYRHIVTTRFGFVGSRAHLDPTAPWIVNSWSAVVVLLFWIVVPVALGYLRFRNTDL